A DNA window from Mucilaginibacter xinganensis contains the following coding sequences:
- a CDS encoding cysteine-rich CWC family protein, which translates to MIKHEIIPCERCGTGIECKANAYTKCQCSAVQLNLNEVQYIAENYEGCMCAKCLLELKEEYRMMITDINI; encoded by the coding sequence ATGATTAAACACGAGATCATCCCATGCGAACGTTGCGGAACCGGCATAGAATGTAAGGCAAACGCTTACACCAAATGCCAGTGCAGCGCGGTACAGCTTAATTTAAACGAGGTGCAATATATCGCCGAAAACTATGAAGGCTGTATGTGTGCAAAGTGTTTGCTGGAGTTAAAGGAAGAATACCGGATGATGATTACCGACATTAATATTTAA
- a CDS encoding acyl-CoA thioesterase, translated as MDLEQRTKSAETRIFKAVFPNTTNHYDTLFGGTAMHLMDEVAFITATRFTRKTMVTVSSDRIDFNRAIPAGTIIELVGKIQHVGNTSLKVLVEIYVEEMYSFEREKAITGTFTFVAIGKDKKPVKVID; from the coding sequence ATGGACCTGGAACAAAGAACTAAATCAGCCGAAACAAGAATTTTTAAAGCGGTATTCCCCAATACCACCAATCATTATGATACCCTGTTTGGCGGCACGGCCATGCACCTGATGGATGAGGTAGCATTTATTACTGCTACACGCTTTACCCGCAAAACCATGGTAACCGTATCATCCGACAGGATAGACTTTAACCGCGCCATTCCCGCAGGTACCATAATTGAACTGGTAGGCAAAATACAGCACGTTGGGAACACCAGCTTAAAGGTATTGGTAGAAATTTATGTGGAAGAAATGTACTCTTTTGAGCGGGAGAAAGCCATAACCGGCACCTTTACTTTTGTGGCTATAGGCAAGGATAAAAAGCCGGTAAAGGTAATTGACTGA
- a CDS encoding ribonucleoside-diphosphate reductase subunit alpha: MFVIKRDGKKETVKFDKITARIEKLCYGFQLVDPIDVAKKVIEGLFDGVTTSELDNLAAETAASLTTKHPDYALLASRIAVSNLHKNTIKSFSETMRLLHTYVDPKTGKDASLLADDVWEVIEKNAELLDSSIIYDRDFGFDYFGFKTLEKSYLLKIDGKIAERPQHLFMRVSVGIHKEDVESAIKTYHLMSERWFTHATPTLFNAGTPKPQMSSCFLLTMKDDSIDGIYDTLKQTAKISQSAGGIGLSIHNVRATGSYISGTNGTSNGIIPMLRVFNDTARYVDQGGGKRKGAFAIYLEPWHADIFEFLDLRKNHGKEEMRARDLFYALWVSDLFMQRVEANEEWSLFCPHEAPGLADCWGKEFEALYTKYEKEGRARKVVKAQELWFAVLDAQVETGTPYLLYKDAANGKSNQQNLGTIKSSNLCTEIIEYTSPDEIAVCNLASLALPRFVRDGMFDHDKLYEVTYQATLNLNKIIDGNYYPVKEAEYSNLRHRPIGLGVQGLADAFIMLRLPFESEGAKKLNKEIFETIYFAAMTASKDLAIKDGPYETFKGSPLSKGKFQFDLWDVKPESGRWDWENLRLDVMNHGVRNSLLVAPMPTASTSQILGNNECFEPYTSNIYTRRVLSGEFVIVNKHLLRDLVNLGLWTGAMKDKIITANGSIQDIAEIPAEVKELYKTVWEIKMRTIIDMAADRGAYICQSQSLNLFINSPNASKLTSMHFYAWKKGLKTGMYYLRTQAASQAVKFTVENQGGKNMDAVIPDVVADVTNDVPAGPSCSMEEGCVTCSA, from the coding sequence ATGTTCGTAATTAAAAGAGACGGAAAAAAAGAAACGGTAAAATTTGACAAAATTACAGCGCGTATTGAGAAGCTGTGTTATGGATTTCAATTGGTTGACCCGATTGATGTAGCTAAAAAAGTTATCGAAGGTCTTTTTGATGGTGTAACCACCTCTGAGCTGGATAACCTGGCTGCAGAAACCGCCGCTTCGTTAACTACCAAGCATCCTGATTATGCTTTGCTGGCTTCGCGTATCGCGGTATCAAACCTGCACAAAAATACCATCAAATCGTTTTCAGAAACCATGCGTTTGCTGCATACCTATGTAGATCCTAAAACAGGGAAAGACGCATCATTACTGGCTGATGATGTTTGGGAAGTAATTGAAAAAAATGCTGAGCTTTTAGACAGCAGCATTATCTATGACCGTGATTTTGGATTTGACTACTTCGGTTTTAAAACCCTTGAAAAATCATACCTTTTAAAGATAGACGGTAAAATAGCCGAGCGCCCGCAGCACCTGTTTATGCGTGTTTCAGTGGGGATCCACAAAGAGGACGTGGAAAGTGCGATCAAAACATATCACCTGATGAGCGAGCGCTGGTTTACACACGCAACCCCTACGCTGTTTAATGCCGGTACACCAAAGCCTCAAATGTCATCATGCTTTTTGTTAACCATGAAAGACGACAGCATAGATGGTATTTACGATACATTAAAACAAACTGCAAAGATCTCACAAAGCGCCGGTGGTATAGGTTTAAGCATCCACAATGTAAGGGCCACAGGCTCCTACATCAGCGGCACCAACGGTACCAGCAACGGTATTATCCCAATGTTGCGCGTGTTTAATGACACCGCCCGTTATGTTGACCAGGGCGGCGGCAAACGCAAAGGTGCATTTGCCATTTACCTTGAGCCATGGCATGCGGACATATTTGAATTCCTTGACCTGCGCAAAAACCATGGTAAAGAAGAAATGCGTGCCCGCGACCTCTTTTATGCCCTTTGGGTATCTGACTTGTTTATGCAGCGAGTTGAAGCAAATGAAGAGTGGAGCTTATTCTGCCCGCACGAAGCACCAGGACTGGCAGATTGCTGGGGAAAAGAATTTGAGGCCCTTTACACTAAATACGAAAAAGAAGGCCGTGCCCGCAAGGTGGTAAAAGCACAGGAACTTTGGTTTGCGGTGTTAGACGCCCAGGTAGAAACTGGTACCCCGTACCTGTTATACAAGGACGCTGCAAACGGTAAATCAAACCAGCAAAACCTTGGTACCATAAAGAGTTCAAACTTATGTACCGAAATTATTGAATATACATCTCCGGACGAAATAGCGGTTTGTAACCTTGCTTCGTTAGCATTACCCCGCTTTGTAAGAGATGGCATGTTTGATCACGATAAGTTATATGAAGTAACCTACCAGGCTACGTTAAACCTTAATAAGATTATTGACGGTAACTACTACCCGGTTAAAGAAGCTGAATATTCAAACTTACGCCACCGCCCTATTGGCCTGGGTGTACAGGGTTTAGCAGACGCATTTATTATGCTGCGCTTGCCATTTGAAAGCGAAGGTGCTAAAAAACTGAACAAAGAGATCTTTGAAACTATCTACTTTGCTGCCATGACGGCCTCAAAAGACCTGGCAATTAAAGATGGCCCTTACGAAACGTTTAAAGGCTCACCTCTGTCAAAAGGCAAGTTCCAGTTTGACCTTTGGGATGTAAAACCTGAAAGCGGCCGCTGGGATTGGGAAAACCTTCGTTTGGATGTAATGAACCATGGTGTACGCAATTCGTTATTGGTTGCGCCGATGCCTACTGCTTCAACATCACAGATCCTGGGTAACAACGAGTGCTTTGAACCATATACTTCAAACATTTACACCCGCCGTGTATTAAGCGGAGAATTTGTTATCGTAAACAAACACCTACTGCGCGACCTGGTAAACCTTGGTTTATGGACCGGTGCGATGAAAGATAAGATCATCACTGCAAACGGATCTATCCAGGACATTGCCGAGATCCCGGCTGAGGTTAAAGAACTGTACAAAACAGTTTGGGAAATAAAGATGCGTACCATTATTGATATGGCTGCCGACCGTGGCGCTTATATCTGCCAGTCGCAATCGTTAAACCTGTTCATTAACTCGCCAAATGCATCCAAACTTACTTCAATGCACTTTTACGCATGGAAGAAAGGCCTTAAAACAGGTATGTATTACCTGCGTACACAGGCAGCATCACAAGCGGTTAAATTTACAGTTGAAAACCAGGGCGGCAAAAACATGGACGCTGTTATACCAGATGTAGTTGCTGATGTAACTAACGACGTACCTGCAGGCCCTTCATGCTCTATGGAAGAAGGCTGTGTTACCTGCTCTGCATAA